The following are from one region of the Candidatus Dadabacteria bacterium genome:
- the mnmG gene encoding tRNA uridine-5-carboxymethylaminomethyl(34) synthesis enzyme MnmG — protein MSLLGSKKYEVIVIGAGHAGCEAALAAARMGCTTLVLTANIDTIGLMSCNPSIGGVGKGHLVKEIDALGGEMGKAADTAAIQFRRLNTRKGAAVQATRIQADRQSYRTYMKKALEGEPNIEIKQAMVEEFLVDGKKVAGVKTALGERFFSDTVVVTPGTFPGGLIHIGLTRISSGRAGEAAAGAISNSFADLGFTTGRLKTGTPPRFDGRTIDWDKLERQDGDVDPVPFSFSPGKITTQQMPCYITYTNEETHRVINENMDKSPLYSGLIKGIGPRYCPSIEDKVVKFPDRNRHQIFLEPEGRNTYEIYPNGISTSLPIEVQYEFSRTMEGLHNVEIMRPGYAVEYDFLDPTQLGTSLESKLLANIFFAGQVNGTTGYEEAASQGLIAGINTALRVKGKDPFVLGRSEAYIGILIDDLVTKGVDEPYRMFTSRAEYRLILREDNADLRLGELGHAIGLLSDERMEEFRTRKTRLENELERLENEKVFPNEKTNRILENLGSQRIRKPQSLKEILRRPGFTYEMLGFIDSAANPDISPKLGAQIEMEVKYEGYIKRQKEEVGKLQKFESMKIPEKFEYGSIPGLSNEIVQKLSRVKPESVGQASRVSGVTPAAISVLLVHIRKMRGLEQEAQLKSSSPS, from the coding sequence ATGTCTCTTTTAGGTTCAAAAAAATACGAAGTAATAGTAATTGGAGCTGGTCACGCAGGCTGCGAGGCTGCGCTCGCCGCGGCCAGGATGGGCTGTACCACATTGGTTCTCACGGCAAATATAGATACCATCGGGCTCATGTCGTGTAACCCTTCGATAGGAGGAGTCGGAAAAGGTCATCTGGTGAAGGAAATAGACGCACTTGGAGGCGAGATGGGAAAAGCCGCCGACACCGCGGCCATACAGTTCAGAAGGCTTAACACCCGAAAGGGAGCTGCGGTCCAGGCGACCAGGATACAGGCCGACCGCCAAAGCTACAGGACCTACATGAAAAAGGCTCTTGAGGGCGAACCCAACATAGAGATAAAACAGGCGATGGTCGAGGAGTTTTTGGTTGACGGAAAAAAAGTAGCAGGGGTTAAAACCGCTCTAGGGGAGAGGTTCTTCTCGGATACCGTCGTGGTTACCCCGGGAACGTTTCCCGGGGGACTTATACACATAGGACTTACCCGGATCTCTTCAGGACGCGCGGGGGAAGCCGCCGCGGGAGCCATATCGAATTCCTTTGCGGACCTGGGCTTCACGACGGGACGGCTTAAAACCGGAACCCCTCCGCGCTTTGACGGAAGAACTATCGACTGGGACAAGCTCGAGAGGCAAGACGGGGATGTGGATCCGGTGCCTTTTTCCTTTTCCCCCGGAAAAATCACGACGCAGCAGATGCCATGCTACATAACCTACACGAACGAGGAAACTCACCGCGTGATAAACGAAAACATGGACAAATCCCCTCTCTACTCTGGCCTCATAAAGGGAATAGGTCCAAGATACTGCCCTTCGATAGAGGACAAGGTGGTCAAGTTTCCCGACCGTAACCGCCACCAGATATTTCTTGAACCGGAGGGAAGAAACACTTATGAGATCTATCCCAACGGAATTTCGACCAGCCTTCCCATCGAAGTTCAGTATGAATTTTCAAGAACCATGGAAGGACTCCACAACGTGGAAATAATGAGGCCTGGATACGCGGTCGAATATGACTTCCTCGATCCCACGCAGCTCGGGACGTCCCTTGAATCGAAACTTCTCGCAAACATATTCTTCGCGGGGCAGGTAAACGGAACCACGGGCTACGAGGAGGCGGCAAGCCAAGGACTCATAGCGGGGATAAACACAGCGCTTCGGGTGAAAGGAAAAGATCCTTTCGTACTCGGGCGCTCAGAAGCCTACATAGGAATCCTGATTGACGACCTAGTCACAAAAGGAGTCGACGAGCCCTACAGGATGTTTACATCGAGGGCAGAGTACAGGCTCATATTGAGGGAGGACAACGCCGACCTGAGGCTCGGAGAGCTGGGACACGCCATAGGACTTCTGAGTGACGAGCGGATGGAGGAGTTTCGCACAAGGAAAACCAGACTTGAAAACGAACTTGAAAGGCTTGAGAACGAAAAGGTGTTTCCAAACGAGAAGACAAACAGGATTCTTGAGAATCTCGGTTCCCAGAGAATCAGAAAGCCCCAGAGCCTAAAAGAGATACTGAGAAGGCCCGGCTTTACTTACGAAATGCTGGGCTTTATCGACTCCGCCGCAAACCCGGATATCTCCCCGAAACTCGGAGCGCAGATAGAGATGGAAGTAAAATACGAAGGCTACATAAAAAGGCAGAAAGAAGAAGTCGGGAAACTGCAGAAGTTCGAGAGCATGAAAATCCCGGAGAAATTCGAATACGGAAGCATCCCGGGACTTTCAAATGAAATCGTTCAGAAACTATCTAGAGTAAAACCTGAATCGGTAGGGCAGGCAAGCCGCGTTTCAGGTGTAACGCCCGCCGCTATATCGGTACTGCTTGTGCATATAAGGAAAATGCGGGGGCTTGAGCAGGAAGCTCAGTTAAAATCAAGTTCCCCGTCGTAA
- a CDS encoding RNA polymerase sigma factor — protein MPELLSPSAEELLQSGFQYAYALTHHHHDAEDLVQTAWLKLHQRYGTVTTKALFFTIIRNLYIDQYRRRQRVRFVTLTSEHEPFSASGKTTREETKVAIEQMLAKLRDIEREALFLHIVEGYSANEIATLTGRPRGTVLSLIHRSRKKLAALDAPD, from the coding sequence ATGCCAGAATTACTATCACCCAGTGCGGAAGAACTGTTACAGAGCGGATTTCAGTATGCCTACGCACTCACGCATCACCATCACGATGCTGAAGATCTGGTGCAGACTGCTTGGCTAAAATTACATCAGCGGTATGGAACGGTGACGACGAAAGCTCTTTTCTTTACAATTATTCGAAATCTATACATCGACCAATACCGCAGACGTCAACGCGTCCGGTTCGTCACGCTCACCAGCGAACACGAACCCTTCTCGGCTTCAGGAAAGACCACTAGAGAAGAAACGAAGGTTGCGATAGAGCAGATGCTCGCCAAGCTGCGGGACATTGAGCGGGAAGCCCTGTTTCTACATATCGTCGAGGGTTACTCCGCTAATGAGATTGCCACTCTCACGGGTAGACCGCGGGGAACCGTCCTGAGTCTCATACATAGAAGTAGGAAAAAATTGGCTGCCCTAGACGCACCTGACTGA
- a CDS encoding thioredoxin domain-containing protein — MSNRLKDEKSPYLLQHAENPVDWYPWGEEAFERARELGRPVFLSIGYSTCHWCHVMERESFEDPEVAELMNDAFVSIKVDREERPDIDNIYMTVCHVISRKSCGWPLNIVMTPEGKPFFAGTYIPKENRYGRVGMKELVPAIKELWENKKEEVLESARQITDAVRNMGDSLRRVGTSLLNEKTLDQAYSYFLSTFDPDEGGFGRAPKFPTPHNLMFLMRYYGRTGKEASLRMVEQTLLAMGRGGIYDHVGFGFHRYSTDSQWLVPHFEKMLYDQALAAITYTEAWQITKNPFYEKKAREILEYLIRDMTSPDGGIYSAEDADSEGEEGKFYLWTVGEIEELVGADDAELLCEVYNLSRDGNFKDEATGEQTERNIFHLKEPLDDTAARLGVRAEELEQRLEGLREKLFASREKRVHPYKDDKVLTDWNGIAIAAFSKAAAAFGEKRYSDAAQDSIEFVRQNLVRDGRLLHRYREGEAAIMASVDDYAFFIWGLLEYYESVFDEKYLALAISLCRDQFEHFWDKEFSGFFFTADDGEALITRQKEIYDGALPSANSVSTLNILKIARLTGDPELEDKAARMAAAFSSQISRHPASFSMHMNSLDFMLGPSFEIVIAGDRNSPETRRFLNTLSSEYLPNKVVILKDEANEAEISRIAPYAESHKPLNGKTAAYVCSNYECRLPTDDPARMLELMEEARNSDKAPE; from the coding sequence GTGTCAAACAGGCTTAAAGACGAAAAAAGCCCCTATCTTCTCCAGCATGCGGAGAATCCGGTCGACTGGTATCCGTGGGGGGAGGAGGCGTTTGAGAGGGCCCGGGAGCTTGGAAGGCCGGTGTTTCTTTCCATAGGGTACTCGACCTGCCACTGGTGCCACGTTATGGAACGCGAATCCTTTGAGGATCCCGAGGTGGCGGAATTAATGAACGATGCCTTCGTCTCCATCAAGGTTGACAGGGAAGAGCGCCCGGATATCGACAATATCTACATGACCGTCTGTCACGTGATTTCAAGGAAAAGCTGCGGCTGGCCCCTTAACATAGTCATGACGCCCGAGGGAAAACCCTTTTTTGCCGGAACCTACATACCGAAGGAGAACCGTTACGGGAGGGTCGGAATGAAGGAGCTTGTGCCGGCGATAAAGGAACTCTGGGAAAATAAAAAGGAAGAGGTGCTTGAGTCAGCCCGACAGATAACCGATGCCGTCCGCAATATGGGGGACTCTCTGCGGAGAGTCGGGACTTCACTGCTTAACGAGAAGACCCTTGATCAGGCCTACAGTTATTTTCTTTCGACTTTTGATCCCGATGAAGGCGGCTTCGGCAGAGCACCCAAATTCCCGACTCCCCACAACCTGATGTTTTTGATGAGGTATTACGGGCGCACCGGGAAGGAAGCCTCTTTGAGGATGGTTGAGCAGACGCTTCTTGCCATGGGAAGGGGCGGTATATACGACCACGTGGGCTTCGGTTTTCACAGGTACTCGACTGACTCGCAGTGGCTCGTCCCCCATTTCGAGAAGATGCTTTACGACCAGGCGCTCGCGGCAATTACGTACACAGAAGCCTGGCAGATCACGAAAAACCCGTTTTACGAAAAAAAGGCGAGAGAGATACTTGAATATCTGATTCGCGACATGACCTCTCCCGATGGAGGCATTTACTCGGCCGAGGATGCCGACAGCGAAGGGGAGGAGGGCAAGTTCTATCTCTGGACCGTAGGGGAGATAGAGGAGCTTGTGGGAGCGGATGACGCGGAACTTCTCTGCGAGGTCTATAATCTTTCTCGCGACGGAAATTTCAAGGACGAGGCTACGGGAGAGCAAACAGAGAGAAACATATTTCATCTGAAAGAGCCCCTGGACGACACGGCCGCTCGGCTCGGAGTCCGCGCCGAGGAGCTTGAGCAAAGACTTGAGGGTCTGAGGGAGAAGCTTTTTGCCAGCAGGGAAAAAAGAGTACATCCCTACAAGGACGACAAAGTGCTCACGGACTGGAACGGAATAGCGATAGCCGCGTTTTCAAAAGCGGCGGCGGCTTTCGGCGAAAAGAGATATTCTGACGCGGCGCAGGACTCGATAGAGTTCGTAAGGCAAAACCTTGTCCGTGACGGAAGGCTCCTTCACCGCTACCGCGAGGGCGAAGCGGCCATAATGGCAAGTGTTGATGACTACGCTTTTTTTATATGGGGACTTCTTGAGTACTACGAAAGTGTTTTCGACGAAAAATATCTAGCTCTGGCAATTTCTTTGTGCCGCGATCAGTTCGAACATTTCTGGGACAAGGAGTTTTCGGGTTTTTTCTTCACGGCCGATGACGGCGAAGCCCTGATAACCAGGCAAAAGGAAATTTATGATGGGGCACTCCCGTCCGCAAACTCGGTTTCGACTCTTAACATCCTGAAAATAGCGAGGCTGACCGGTGACCCCGAGCTCGAGGACAAAGCGGCTCGGATGGCCGCGGCTTTTTCCTCTCAAATCTCAAGGCACCCCGCTTCTTTTTCGATGCACATGAACTCTCTTGACTTCATGCTGGGGCCTTCTTTTGAGATAGTTATAGCCGGGGACAGAAATTCCCCCGAGACCCGCCGGTTTCTCAACACCCTTTCAAGCGAGTACCTGCCGAACAAGGTGGTGATATTAAAAGACGAAGCAAACGAAGCGGAAATATCGAGAATCGCTCCCTACGCGGAGAGCCACAAACCCCTTAACGGAAAAACTGCGGCGTATGTGTGCTCAAATTACGAGTGCCGGCTGCCGACGGATGACCCGGCACGGATGCTTGAACTTATGGAAGAGGCCAGAAATTCTGATAAAGCCCCTGAGTAG
- a CDS encoding NUDIX domain-containing protein has protein sequence MRKPVQKAGVVAYRENSSGEIEVILVSSRKLHNSWVFPAGGVDYGETPAEAAERECLEESGYRVEIEHPLDIMIIEGGKRHVLYTFFRAKAIEDTGDYERDRERKWCRIDDLPDTVAYLFREIAESFQKNMLSPRPLG, from the coding sequence ATGCGTAAACCCGTACAAAAAGCTGGAGTCGTCGCCTACAGGGAAAACAGCAGTGGAGAAATCGAAGTCATTCTGGTGAGTTCAAGAAAGCTTCATAATTCATGGGTTTTTCCCGCAGGAGGAGTTGATTACGGCGAAACTCCCGCCGAGGCGGCGGAGAGGGAATGTCTTGAGGAAAGCGGATATAGGGTGGAAATAGAGCATCCTCTCGACATAATGATCATCGAAGGCGGGAAAAGACACGTTCTTTACACTTTTTTCCGCGCTAAGGCCATAGAAGATACGGGAGATTACGAGAGGGATAGGGAAAGAAAATGGTGCAGGATTGATGACCTTCCCGATACGGTGGCTTACCTGTTCAGGGAAATCGCGGAGAGTTTCCAGAAAAACATGCTGAGTCCCCGCCCCCTCGGATGA
- a CDS encoding class I SAM-dependent methyltransferase, producing MKSQKFIKKTQSHYARIADIYRSLRVTDSEPVLYIKEIIGDKGKITAADVGAGAGRYARLFFEQLGKENLFLYCYDTNEFMLESLEQYLDDNDIRNYATKIAMAQELPIADNSLDAIFCFNAIHFFNTPKFLRESVRVLCEGSFLFIYTRTRSQSMKSIWGKHFPSFNQKESDFYKTERLESEIKETRGLELIEKKTFTLGRENSLEELTERAQSKHYSTFYLYESEEFERSLEEFRKNIRKSYKDPGKIKWSDEKTMYTVLRK from the coding sequence ATGAAAAGCCAAAAATTCATAAAGAAAACGCAGAGTCACTACGCGCGGATAGCGGACATCTACAGATCCCTGAGGGTTACCGACTCTGAACCCGTACTCTACATAAAGGAAATAATCGGGGACAAGGGAAAGATAACGGCCGCCGACGTGGGGGCCGGAGCAGGACGGTACGCCAGGCTTTTCTTCGAGCAGCTTGGCAAGGAGAACCTGTTTCTTTACTGCTACGATACAAACGAGTTCATGCTTGAGAGTCTCGAGCAGTACCTTGACGATAACGATATCCGGAACTACGCGACCAAAATTGCCATGGCCCAGGAGCTTCCCATAGCGGACAATTCTCTTGACGCGATATTCTGCTTCAACGCCATACATTTTTTCAACACCCCGAAATTCCTCAGAGAAAGCGTGAGGGTGCTGTGCGAGGGGTCGTTCCTTTTCATCTACACAAGAACCAGGAGCCAGAGCATGAAAAGCATATGGGGAAAGCATTTTCCGTCTTTTAACCAGAAAGAATCGGATTTTTACAAAACCGAAAGACTTGAGTCCGAGATTAAAGAAACCCGGGGACTCGAACTTATTGAAAAGAAAACTTTTACCCTAGGGCGCGAGAACTCCCTTGAGGAACTCACAGAGAGGGCGCAGAGCAAGCATTACTCAACTTTCTATCTCTACGAAAGCGAAGAGTTTGAAAGATCTCTTGAGGAATTCAGGAAAAATATCCGCAAATCCTATAAGGATCCCGGCAAGATCAAATGGTCAGACGAAAAAACCATGTATACGGTACTCAGAAAGTAA
- a CDS encoding uracil-DNA glycosylase, translating into MSSNEFYETARALENYLRFCKEIGIGELPAGLAAGGIEIADTEKNGTALSHDRREPRGSSAVQTLSEIREELGDCTRCRLCETRKSIVFGEGNPKARLVFVGEGPGRDEDIQGRPFVGRAGQLLTRIIRAMKLERKDVYICNVVKCRPPGNRNPEPDEVASCEPFLKKQIESINPEVIVSLGSVATGLMLKLKNFKMGQLRGTFHQYGNSKLMITYHPAALLRNPSFKKPVWEDMKLVMRELGIPVDG; encoded by the coding sequence ATGAGTTCCAACGAATTTTACGAGACGGCGCGGGCGCTTGAGAACTATCTTCGTTTCTGCAAGGAAATCGGAATAGGAGAACTGCCGGCGGGGCTTGCGGCAGGAGGGATCGAGATAGCGGACACGGAGAAAAACGGAACCGCTCTTTCGCATGATCGCAGAGAACCACGCGGGTCATCGGCGGTCCAAACGCTTTCCGAGATAAGGGAGGAACTTGGAGACTGCACGAGGTGCCGTCTTTGCGAGACGAGAAAGAGCATAGTGTTCGGCGAGGGCAATCCCAAGGCGAGACTTGTATTTGTCGGCGAGGGTCCCGGAAGAGACGAAGACATTCAGGGCAGGCCCTTTGTCGGAAGGGCGGGGCAGTTGCTTACGAGGATAATCCGGGCTATGAAGCTTGAGAGAAAGGACGTGTATATATGCAACGTCGTGAAGTGCCGTCCTCCGGGCAACAGGAACCCGGAACCCGATGAGGTAGCAAGCTGCGAGCCGTTTCTTAAAAAACAGATAGAAAGCATAAATCCCGAGGTCATAGTTTCCCTCGGAAGCGTTGCTACCGGATTGATGCTCAAGCTTAAGAACTTCAAGATGGGGCAGCTAAGAGGCACTTTTCACCAGTATGGGAACTCAAAGCTTATGATTACGTACCATCCCGCCGCGTTGCTGCGAAACCCCTCTTTTAAAAAGCCCGTCTGGGAGGACATGAAGCTTGTGATGAGGGAACTCGGGATACCTGTTGACGGGTGA
- a CDS encoding leucine--tRNA ligase, translated as MEREYRPQEIEKKWQDFWAEKDTYKVSEETSGEKYYVLEMFPYPSGRIHMGHVRNYTIGDVVSRFKRARGFNVLHPIGWDAFGLPAENAAIQNAIHPSTWTRANIEQMKQQLMRLGFSYDWSREIATCDVDYYRWEQWLFTRLHREGLAYRKTSVVNWDPVDQTVLANEQVIDGRGWRSGALVEKKEIPQWFLRVSDYSEELLNELEKMEGWPDAVKTMQKNWIGKSEGVEAEFRVDGQESVLKIFTTRPDTIMGVTYLALAPEHLLVSEVAEKNPGVADFIAQCRKAPVSEAEIETMEKSGVPLGINAIHPISGEKIPVWTANFVLMSYGTGAVMSVPAHDQRDWEFAKKYGLQIKQVIFPADGSVSDIEKEAFTEKGTLGNSEWLSGFTSQEAFGKIAEFLQENASGGVKTNYRLRDWGISRQRYWGAPIPIVYCGQCGEVPVPDSDLPVELPLEIDIDGERIPALSKIESFIATNCPTCGEAARRETDTMDTFVESSWYFLRYASPDFKEGMFEPGKASYWLPVNQYIGGIEHAILHLLYSRFFTKALRDIGVFELDEPFANLLTQGMVVKDGAKMSKSLGNTVDPDDMIVRYGADTVRMFMLFAAPVEKDLEWSEQGVNGMFRFLGRVWRFAVGFFAERENEKRDLELPEEGKPATLVTATNRTIKKVTEDIESFKFNTAISAIMELFNELSVLWKEKSVGREDARAALLAVTRLICPMAPHFAEELWELSGESGNLVDKEWIKWDESAFESAEITIPVRVNSRVRNQISLSADADEDTVREIALSDSRVKEYIAGREIKNFVYVPKRLVDIRV; from the coding sequence ATGGAAAGAGAGTACAGACCGCAGGAAATCGAGAAAAAGTGGCAGGATTTCTGGGCGGAAAAAGATACCTACAAGGTCTCCGAGGAGACTTCCGGAGAAAAGTACTACGTTCTCGAGATGTTTCCCTACCCATCGGGAAGAATCCACATGGGACACGTGAGGAATTATACGATCGGAGACGTCGTCTCCAGATTCAAGAGGGCAAGGGGATTTAACGTTCTCCATCCCATCGGCTGGGATGCCTTCGGGCTGCCCGCTGAAAACGCGGCCATACAAAACGCCATACATCCCTCGACCTGGACTCGGGCCAACATAGAGCAGATGAAACAGCAGCTCATGCGCCTTGGGTTCAGCTACGACTGGAGCAGGGAAATCGCAACGTGCGACGTTGATTATTACAGATGGGAGCAGTGGCTTTTCACCAGACTTCATCGCGAGGGACTAGCGTACAGAAAGACCTCGGTGGTGAACTGGGACCCGGTTGACCAGACCGTGCTCGCAAACGAACAGGTAATCGACGGAAGGGGATGGCGCTCGGGAGCGCTTGTCGAAAAAAAGGAGATACCGCAGTGGTTCCTCAGGGTAAGCGACTACTCAGAAGAACTGCTGAATGAGCTTGAGAAGATGGAAGGGTGGCCCGATGCTGTCAAAACCATGCAGAAAAACTGGATAGGAAAATCCGAGGGAGTCGAGGCCGAATTCCGCGTGGACGGGCAAGAAAGCGTCCTGAAGATATTCACCACGCGCCCGGACACGATAATGGGAGTAACCTACCTAGCTCTGGCCCCCGAGCATCTGCTTGTAAGCGAGGTGGCGGAGAAAAACCCCGGGGTTGCAGACTTCATCGCCCAATGCCGCAAGGCCCCCGTTTCCGAAGCGGAGATCGAGACTATGGAGAAAAGCGGCGTCCCGCTTGGAATAAACGCCATCCACCCCATAAGCGGGGAGAAAATACCCGTATGGACTGCGAACTTCGTACTTATGAGCTATGGAACGGGAGCGGTAATGAGCGTCCCCGCGCACGACCAGAGGGACTGGGAATTCGCTAAAAAATACGGTCTCCAGATAAAGCAGGTGATTTTCCCCGCAGACGGAAGCGTCTCCGACATCGAAAAAGAAGCATTTACGGAAAAGGGAACGCTTGGGAATTCGGAATGGCTCTCGGGATTCACCTCGCAGGAAGCCTTCGGAAAAATAGCCGAATTTCTCCAAGAAAACGCTTCGGGCGGCGTGAAAACCAACTACCGTCTTCGGGACTGGGGAATCTCGAGACAGCGCTACTGGGGAGCGCCGATACCGATAGTGTATTGCGGGCAGTGCGGAGAGGTTCCGGTCCCGGATTCGGATCTTCCGGTAGAGCTTCCCCTTGAAATAGACATTGACGGAGAGCGTATTCCGGCTCTCTCCAAGATTGAAAGCTTCATCGCCACCAATTGCCCTACCTGCGGGGAAGCTGCTAGGCGGGAAACCGACACGATGGATACGTTTGTCGAGTCGTCCTGGTACTTTCTAAGATACGCATCCCCTGATTTCAAAGAAGGAATGTTCGAGCCCGGAAAAGCTTCTTACTGGCTTCCGGTAAATCAGTACATAGGCGGAATAGAGCACGCCATACTTCACCTGCTTTACTCAAGATTCTTCACTAAGGCGCTTCGCGATATCGGCGTTTTTGAGCTTGACGAACCCTTCGCGAATCTTCTTACCCAGGGGATGGTGGTAAAAGACGGGGCGAAGATGTCAAAGTCCCTCGGAAACACCGTGGATCCCGATGACATGATAGTCCGTTACGGGGCCGACACCGTGAGGATGTTCATGCTTTTCGCGGCTCCGGTGGAAAAAGACCTTGAGTGGAGCGAGCAGGGAGTAAACGGAATGTTCAGGTTTCTGGGCAGGGTTTGGCGCTTTGCGGTCGGGTTTTTTGCCGAGCGGGAAAACGAAAAGAGGGACCTGGAACTCCCAGAGGAGGGAAAACCGGCTACTCTCGTCACCGCAACCAATCGGACAATCAAGAAAGTCACCGAAGACATAGAGAGCTTCAAATTCAACACGGCAATATCGGCAATAATGGAGCTTTTCAACGAACTAAGCGTGCTTTGGAAGGAGAAAAGCGTGGGAAGGGAAGATGCCCGAGCGGCGCTGCTTGCGGTCACGAGACTTATCTGCCCAATGGCTCCCCATTTCGCGGAGGAGCTCTGGGAACTCTCAGGAGAAAGTGGAAACCTAGTCGATAAGGAGTGGATAAAGTGGGACGAGAGCGCTTTTGAGAGCGCGGAAATAACCATCCCTGTAAGGGTGAACTCAAGAGTCAGAAACCAGATTTCCCTAAGTGCGGACGCGGATGAAGATACAGTCAGGGAAATTGCCCTCTCCGACAGCAGGGTAAAGGAATATATAGCGGGGCGGGAAATAAAAAACTTTGTCTACGTGCCGAAAAGACTTGTAGACATAAGAGTTTAG
- a CDS encoding deoxyhypusine synthase encodes MAETGFQGKNLARVADVFCRMVEAENLTIFFGYAGSLSTTGQWKIINWLIENRYIDVLIPTGANISEDIVEAMGFSYWQGTPNEDDAKLFSEGINRYYDVYGTEPDYLEMTELLAEFIMTLDKSRAYSSREFLKRCGQWLDRKNINSIVAAAARNEVPVFCPAIADSPYGDAALIAESKGHHLTIDAIQDYVEFMGMGESVIDTGVVYIGGGVPKDFIQLFAVTGDLLYEDRKIPGRAAGLNRKGTGEQETYYPHKYAIQITTDSPQWGGLSGCTFEEAVSWGKENPEGGLVQCYCDATIALPIVSHALSEKTKVKRKGTVFKFDD; translated from the coding sequence ATGGCGGAAACGGGATTTCAGGGCAAGAACCTTGCTAGGGTCGCGGACGTTTTCTGCAGGATGGTGGAAGCCGAGAATCTTACGATTTTCTTCGGCTACGCGGGTTCCCTTTCCACGACCGGGCAGTGGAAAATAATAAACTGGCTCATAGAAAACAGGTACATAGATGTCTTGATCCCCACAGGCGCGAACATCTCCGAGGACATAGTTGAGGCAATGGGGTTTTCCTACTGGCAAGGAACCCCGAATGAAGACGACGCGAAGCTTTTTTCCGAGGGGATAAACCGCTACTACGACGTTTACGGGACTGAGCCCGACTACCTTGAGATGACCGAACTTCTGGCTGAATTCATAATGACCCTCGATAAATCCCGGGCCTATTCCTCAAGAGAATTTCTAAAAAGATGCGGCCAGTGGCTCGACAGGAAAAACATAAACAGCATCGTGGCCGCCGCCGCGAGAAATGAAGTCCCGGTCTTCTGCCCCGCCATAGCTGACAGCCCTTACGGAGACGCGGCACTTATCGCTGAAAGCAAGGGGCATCATCTCACGATTGACGCCATACAGGACTACGTGGAGTTTATGGGAATGGGCGAGAGCGTGATTGACACGGGAGTGGTTTACATAGGCGGCGGAGTGCCGAAAGACTTTATTCAGCTTTTCGCCGTCACGGGCGACCTTCTTTACGAAGACAGGAAGATTCCGGGAAGAGCGGCCGGCCTTAACCGCAAGGGAACCGGGGAACAGGAAACCTACTATCCTCATAAATACGCAATCCAGATTACGACCGATTCTCCACAGTGGGGGGGACTTTCGGGGTGCACTTTCGAAGAGGCGGTTTCCTGGGGAAAGGAAAACCCTGAAGGCGGCCTAGTTCAGTGCTATTGCGACGCCACCATAGCTCTTCCAATCGTCTCCCACGCCCTTTCGGAAAAAACGAAAGTGAAAAGAAAGGGGACTGTTTTTAAATTCGACGATTAA